In Carassius gibelio isolate Cgi1373 ecotype wild population from Czech Republic chromosome B17, carGib1.2-hapl.c, whole genome shotgun sequence, the genomic stretch TCCTTATTCAGTGCAGTATTCGACCATACTGCTGTTTATAACCTTCTCAAAATAACAAGGACTGTAGACTGTTACAAATATACTAGTAAAAGTAAAGGTAAAGTTATTTAAAGTCACATTTATTACTAGATTTCATTCAATATATGTTGAGATAGCCTATATATAAATCAGTGTAAGAAAGCATCGTTTAGTTTATTACAAAGGATTAGCCTATATATCTATTGTTCAACAGATTTATGTTAATAAGGGTATTAAATTGTCAAAAACGGACCTTTACCTACCTAAAATATCTGATTCTCATTTACGATTTTTTTAATGCTGCAATTAATTCATACATGTTGTGGTTGTCAGACGTTTACTGGACATACAGTGAAACAATCATTTTGGTGACTGTATGGAAGCTCTATGCCACTAAATTATATAAGCTACAAACTATTGGAGCTATAGAATCTGGTTGTTATTATAAAATGTGGCCTGCTGATAATAAAGCTGATGCATTAAAGGTCAGATGATGACTTAAAATTTTCCAGTAACTGTGGTCATACAAAAGCAAAACACGTAACATATGgcacaaaaataatgaaatactaaataacacaaaacattcGATAGTACATaaccaataacaaaaaaaaagcagacagttcttggaatgggcattttaattaatgcatacgtttttttattttcttctaaaacTTTATAGTCAACAATATCTTGCCCTTAAACACGATGAttaattaaatatacttttttctgtaaattttaaaataattgttacattttaattctaAACCAGTTTCATGAACTAGAAAACATTGTAAAGTAAAATCACATGTAAGCTGTAGTTTTTTAACAAACTGAGATATTTCCTGTTAaggattataaaatattatttcatctgTTCTGacatatttttcaataattttttacCGAATATGTTAAGGTAACTTGCAGTTAACCAGTGAAGAGTTGTGACTATTATCTTTCACAGTGTTTCGTGATGGCTGTGCTGTAGTTTGTACTCCTCGCAGTAGGTGGCAGTAAAGCTCTAGCGGCAGGTAGAGGTCACGCACAAAGCAAACGAGAAGGACAGCGCAAGAGCATTTGAGTGAAGTTCAGGATTGTTTCCCTGCACCTTTTACCTGTCCAAGTGCTTGCATAATCAACtcaacagttttttttccccagtttGTTCTGCCTTTATTCTGCAATTGCTACAATTCCCAAAATGTTGGCTGTCAGAAGAGCATTGCGTCTCTGTCAAAGAGTGGCCCATGTCAGTGTTTCTCGTCGCGGATGCGCTGGAGCTGTTGCCCTGGACGACATCGTGAACGGTCTGACCGAGGAGCAGATCCAGGTATCACACACCTGCTCACTAAACCTGGAGCCAGAGCTCGTCAAATGTCACCGATTCTTCAGTATGGTTCAAGTGCTAGTCAGCTAGCATACATGATGACCTTTGACACAATTTTAGGAACTTAAGACTATTTTGTtgccaagcatttttttttattcatcaataaaatgtacttatattaaattaaatttaactcAGACCATCATTTACACTGAAACTCTAACACAGCAGTCGTgctcctgatatatatatattttaaaaagaaaaaaatcacacatgAAATATAGATCCAACCTTGAAATTGAAAGATGTAAGTACAGTTAGAAGTTAAATTAAAAGCCTTATATATTTTTGGGATTTTAGTATATGACTTGCGGACATACTGTCTGTGCTTCGTGGGCGTGAACGGACGGCGCTTTTTGATTGGACAGGATCATTTTATAAACCCTTTATTTGCTTTCCTAGAAGCGCAATAGAAAGTCATAATATAACTTACAGAAATCTGCATTGCGTAAGTTTGGACATGGTACTCTCGTAGTGTTTTGGACATGAATCAGTGTTGTGTGGTGCTCTTCTGAAATGAGGAGGCAAATGTCCTTCTCAGCCCAATATAAATTAATGATACAATTCTGTTTTGTTTAATGGTGTCcaagttaaatgtgtatttaaataacCAATTTATTTATGCTAAACAAAAGTTTATTATCGATACTAACCTTCACATTTCttaactgtatattatatatatactttacctTTACTTTTACTAGTATATTTGTAACAGACTACAGTCCTTGTTATTTTGAGAAGGTTATAAACAGCAGTATGGTCGAATACtacactgaatatatatatatatatatatatatatatatatatatatatatatatatatatatatatatatatatatatatatatatatagcaccccctattgacagaaaaactgaaatatcacatgttcctaagtattcagaccctttgctcagtatttagtagaagcaccgtttagatctaatacagccatgagtctttttgggaaagatgcaacaagttttccacacctggatttggggatcctctgccattcctccatGCAGATCCTCTctagttctgtcaggttggatggtaaacgttggtggacagccattttcaggtctctccagagatgctcaactGGGTtcaagtcagggctctggctgggccattgaAGAACAATCACAGTTGTTTTGAAGCCACTTTTTgaagttattttagctgtgtgcttagggtcattgtcttgttggaaggtgaaccttcggcccagtctgaggtcctgagcactctggagaaggttttcgtccaggatatccctgtacttggccgcattAATCTTTCCCTCGAGTGCAACCAGTTGTTCTacccctgcagctgaaaaacacccccacagaatgatgctgccaccaccatgcttcactgttgggactatATTGGACCgttgatgagcagtgcctggttttctccaccaATAGTTCTATCTttgtctcatcagaccagagaatacttcaggtgttttttagcaaactccatgcgggctttcatgtgtcttgcactgaggagaggcttccatCGGGCCATTCTGCCATAAAGCCctgactggtggagggctgcagtgatggttgactttcttcAACTTTCTTCCCTatcccgactgcatctctggagctcagccacagtgatctttgggttcttctttacctctctcaccaaggctcttctccctcgatagctcagtttggccggatggcgagctctaggaagggttctggtcgtcccaaacatgttccatttaaggattatggaggccactgtgctcttaggaaccttaagtgcagcagaaatgtttttgtaaccttggccagatctgtgccttgtcacaattctgtctctgagctcttcaggcagttcctttgacctcatgattctcatttgctctgacatgcactgtgagctgtaaggtcttatatagacaggtgtgtggctttccaaTCAAGTCCattcagtataatcaaacacagctggactcaaatgaaggtgtagaaccatcacAAGgttgatcagaagaaatggacagcacccgagttaaatatatgagtgtcacagtaaagggtctgaatacttaggaccatgtgatgtttcagtttttcttttttaataaatctgcaaaaatgtcaacaattctgtgtttttctgtcaatatggggaaTAAGGAAATGAGGAAAACAAAATGAACTTGAATGATTtaagcaaatggctgcaatataacaaagagtgaaaaatttaaggcggtctgaatactttccgtagcCACTGTATAAAGacccataggtatcactttacaataaaacCTCATTATTTAACCTTAGCTAATGTAttacattcacaatgagcaatagctacatttgctacagaagtagtaatcttggttaaaaaaaaacatgtcttagTTCATGtcagctcattaaataacactttCGATTTTAacaagttattaaatattggaatacctaaaattaatgaatgttcaatagaatttttcattggcagtttatgttgactAATGaaataactaatgttaactaatgaagccctaatgtaaagagagaattaacaataaagaatcaaaactctAAGGCATGTTGTAGgccagattaaaataataaaaaaaagtgaaaagaaatagcctattaagtctaaatatttaagtatttggcgctgtgatgaacacaatagcaaatacacaaatttgaatggatatttaaatatgttttagaaagtggTGCAACTGCTTTATTTATGAGCTTTCCAGAGTAAAGGCTGCTTTTTTCCTGCAGTTTAGCGCCCTCTGCTGTCAGatagtgaatgtgctttcattcaggggtctctcacgtgttcctccatgtgcttgaGCATTTTGCCaagttgatgggaatagtattcttaaaatgtattccaaattctgaataatttgtaattgtaacatattcacagtatttagaagtgcccatgaTAACAATATCGTGCACATTAATTACCGTGATATATTGCATTACTGAATACCTGCACATGTCTACTCAGGACAAAAGGTGGGGGTTTTGATAATCTTTGAAGCACCGTGAGAATATCTTAGTGCATGcagacattttttattgaatCCATTACTATACCATGCTGTTCCTGccactgtatttttttctttttttgctaggGTCTACGAAAGTATACATTTAGCATCATGGAATTGTTTTGTTGAGGTTTTTGGCAGCTCATGTCATTTGTGGACAGTCTGCCCTGTGTTTATCATACATCTTTGTTTTGAACACCAGCTCAGACAGACAGTCCAGAGATTCTGCCAGGAGAAACTCGCTCCCTACGCTGATGAGATTGACAAGACAAACGAGTTTCCCCGCATGAGGGTGAGTTCCCGAACCTCCGTACATGACATTATCTCAGGACTCTCTCTGAAATAATCCTGAGTAATGAATCCTAACAAATTTGATCTGTTTTTAAAACTAGGACTTTTGGAAGGAGATGGGTGAGCTTGGACTGCTTGGAGTGACTGCTCCAGGTTGGACCATTTACAGGCTGTTTTTAAAAACCATCGTTTATGAGCTAACTGTTGTTGATACAGTATTGAGCTGAGTCTGATGGGATTctcctgtgatgtttttatccacgtgtgcagtggagtacgGGGGAACAGGATTGGGCTACCTTGATCATGTGATTGTTATGGAGGAGATCTCCCGTGTGTCAGCAGCTATTGCTCTCAGCTACGGCGCGCACTCCAACCTGTGTGTAAATCAGATGGTTCGACATGCAaaccagaaacagaaagagaagtACATGCCAAAGGTTTGAgtcaaaacatttattcattcagcagagcAAAACTGCTGTCTGTTACGTTTTCTAATAAGCTAGCTTTTTAAAACTGACCCCATAACATGATGCATTAGGGAAAATCAATTTTgtaaatgcagaataattaaatgtatttaggtTATTTATGGATTTTTGGGGTTCAGTTGTTTTTCACAATTATGCATATGTTTGTGCTTCAGTTGATGACAGGGGAGTATGTGGGTGCCTTGGCCATGAGTGAGCCCAACTCTGGCTCGGATGTGGTGTCCATGAAACTGACAGCGAAAAAACAAGGTGACTGGCCTTCTGGTATCACTATAATAAGCATCATGGACTTGTCAGAACTGGTTAGATATACATGCATGCTACAGCATATATGTTGCCTGATTTGTCAGCTGTGTTGTCCTTTTGTTTACAGTACAGTTCAGAAGTTTGAGATCACTaagattttatttgtaaaaagattaatacttttgttcaaaAAGAATGCGATTAAAAATgacaaagtgacagtaaaaacattgggTCCCCAATAGACCGAGCAGACCCCAAACTTGAATGGATGTTTATTTGCTGATTTATGCATGAATATGTAAGGGATATATCTTAatgtctaaattaaaaatgtatattaggtGGTGTACTTGAGGCATTTCGAGGGTTAAATAAGTATTGCTAACCATACAAACCATTCCAACGCATGTTTGGCTGTAGTATAACCTTTGATCTGTCATCTTTAAGGGGATCATTACATGTTGAACGGTAATAAGTTCTGGATTACGAATGGACCGGACGCAGATGTTCTGATTGTGTATGCTAAAACAGACCCAGAGGCAGCAGCCCGTGGCATCACTGCTTTCATTGTAGAGAAGGTAAGAGATGATGATTCATTTTTCAGTCTGTTGATCAGGAAGGCAGCAGCTTCAATAGATAAGCATTTCATAGTCATTGTGCTTGTGTTCTTGAAGGGCATGCCAGGATTTAGCACAGCGCAGAAGCTGGATAAACTGGGAATGAGAGGATCTAACACCTGTGAACTCATCTTTGAAGACTGCAAGGTCCCTGGTGTGTCAAGTCTATTATGCATATTTGTGAGTCTGAATATGTTGGCGGTCCAAACAACAGATTAAGATGGTCTGTCGTGCTTTCAGAGGAAAACATATTGGGCCCGTTAAATAAAGGAGTTTATGTTTTGATGAGTGGCCTGGATCTAGAGAGACTCGTCTTGTCGGCTGGACCTGTCGGGTAATTGTCTGTTTTCAGTAGCTTGCATAGAAATTGTCAGTTGTCAGATAGTTATTTTTGACCACTTTCTGCATTCCCTCAGCATCATGCAAGCTGTTCTTGACAATGCGATTCCTTACCTACATGTTCGTGAAGCCTTTGGACAGAAAATCGGTCACTTCCAGGTATGCTTTTCACTCTTTAACTTGTTGGACATGTAACAGGATGATGAGCACACATATAGTGCAACACTTTTAAAGCCTGGGAAACATTTCATATAAAAGTATATgttaaaaaatgcacaaatagataaataaatgaaccAGGAAATACCTTGGCAGAATGTTTGTTGGCAAACAGAACAGTAATTTAATCTATAAGTAGACCAACATAAAACGTGTTGAACAACAAAACAAATCCTTGtatggtatataaaaaaaaaaaaatcttaataggagcattttttctttacattttttgatTTGACAATATTCTACTCTCACATTTAATGAGCAGTGCATCGACATATCAAAATAACACGCATCCTCTtacacaaaactaaacaaaataaaaaaaaaagtatttaaagagCCAAGTAATGCttttgttataaataataaaacttagCCTTATTTAATAACACACCCTTTCATAGTCATTTTTATGTTAAGTTATCATGGCAAATGAGTAATTTATGTACAGGACACCAAAAGGCACCCTACAGTGGTATTAACCCACACGTTAAAAAACATATTCTAAAGTGACACCTATGATTTATGGTGAAATAAGGAtccatttaaaaccatttttttaacttcgttctgtatttgttttttatttactatattcAGTATTTTAAATGAGAGATTACTccgtttttaagtgtttggattATTGGTAATAAAaacgttatttttatttaataaaaataaaaaattatccaTGTCCCTTGAATGGTTTTCCACCCTGTCTCATTGGGGAATCCGCCCCTTTAAGAAAAGGCCATCCCCTTTATTGACGTCAGGACAACTGAAATTTTGGTGACTTGTCAATTGATGAATTTTCTTCATCTGAGTTTGCTAACTTGCTTTGCCAAAGCTTAACATGTCCAGCCTGTTGGCATAAAATATACCAAAATCTCTTCAACAGCCAGACTAAATATTTGTGAGCTAATATGTTAACTGAAGCTCAAAATGTCCACCCTGTCGTTGTTCCAAAATGTCCACCCTGTTGGCCACTTAGTCTCGATAGAGTGGACTTAAACATGACAGGGTGGACATAGTATTCATTTGTAGCTAATAtttctaaaaactaaaataaatggggggggggggggggtctatcaATGTGATTGaagatgtaattttattattatttattataattttatatttttaatagtggtgggccgttatcggcgttaacgtgctgcgttaacgtgagactcttattgggcgataaaaaaaatattgccgttaatctattctcaaaattgggttgggagctgggtctatactagacGAGCTATGataactttcaccttgatattttagcgcggatgtataccAGTCCGCTACTCGCTATGTAAACGATCGCTCCTGGAatgcactgacggaccgcaaccacatgaacgctggaatccgttaacatgggtgcataaaaaaaatacGAAACTCATACGCACTGAAGACGGAGTATGTGTGTAACAggtgtaaggttgtttgcaccttgtgcaatgtggagttagtttacagctttctcaagcactttgtgatgcattttggaaacaggagatgagcctctggtctaatgcaccatctGGCTTGAGAAACCCATTCTCAAAGACTtccttttagtcattattttatttgggtagcacacatattgccctcggcagaattcaaatgagccattttaatctagattaatctagattaattccaagattacagtgagattaatttagattttaaaaaatatttatgccCACCACTAAGTTTTAATAACCCTGTTTAGGAAAGGGACATcatacatttcagaaaatataatttgcatctTAATTTTGCAAAGAAACATACTTAACAgtaatatacagtactgtgcaaagtctTAGCCCACTAgcattttcaccaacaaaaatggtTTTCTATCTTTTGTTGTAGCGTGTCactaggaaatatcagtttacatttccaaacattatttttgccattaattgtaattatcCAGTGTGATtcttgtttgcacaaggagtctgacaacagccagtgctcagTAATCATCATCCAGTCTCTCTGGAGTGacttgaagaaacagaacaaactgagccagactcaatccagaagaactgtggcaatttaataaaatctatttattgcattatttttgacggcatcctcactttacagtatttttacacaagtgcttaaaactttgcacagtactgtagctttggaggtttcttgaagcatcttggagacattgccacagttcttctggattgaatCTGTCTCAggttgttctgtttcttcaagtcactccagacagactgatgatgatgatgatgatgatgatgatgagatcaggtCTCAGaatgttgtcagactccttgtgtaaacaaaaatctcactggattattatatttcatggcaaaaataatgtttggaaatgtaaactgatatttcctactgacacactacagcaaaacatagaaataactgacttaaaacaatTTTCTGTTGGTGAAAaaactagtggcctaagacttttgcacagtactgtatatgacCACATGCTTTGAAAAATATCTGGTGATATTAACCCGTGTAAAAAGTAccatattattactactactatctATCATTA encodes the following:
- the LOC127975908 gene encoding isovaleryl-CoA dehydrogenase, mitochondrial isoform X1, which codes for MLAVRRALRLCQRVAHVSVSRRGCAGAVALDDIVNGLTEEQIQLRQTVQRFCQEKLAPYADEIDKTNEFPRMRDFWKEMGELGLLGVTAPVEYGGTGLGYLDHVIVMEEISRVSAAIALSYGAHSNLCVNQMVRHANQKQKEKYMPKLMTGEYVGALAMSEPNSGSDVVSMKLTAKKQGDHYMLNGNKFWITNGPDADVLIVYAKTDPEAAARGITAFIVEKGMPGFSTAQKLDKLGMRGSNTCELIFEDCKVPEENILGPLNKGVYVLMSGLDLERLVLSAGPVGIMQAVLDNAIPYLHVREAFGQKIGHFQLMQGKMADMYTRLNSCRQYLYNVARACDKGHFSAKDCAGVILYCAENATQVALDGIQCLGGNGYINDYPMGRFLRDAKLYEIGAGTSEVRRMVIGRAFNALFK
- the LOC127975908 gene encoding isovaleryl-CoA dehydrogenase, mitochondrial isoform X2, which gives rise to MRDFWKEMGELGLLGVTAPVEYGGTGLGYLDHVIVMEEISRVSAAIALSYGAHSNLCVNQMVRHANQKQKEKYMPKLMTGEYVGALAMSEPNSGSDVVSMKLTAKKQGDHYMLNGNKFWITNGPDADVLIVYAKTDPEAAARGITAFIVEKGMPGFSTAQKLDKLGMRGSNTCELIFEDCKVPEENILGPLNKGVYVLMSGLDLERLVLSAGPVGIMQAVLDNAIPYLHVREAFGQKIGHFQLMQGKMADMYTRLNSCRQYLYNVARACDKGHFSAKDCAGVILYCAENATQVALDGIQCLGGNGYINDYPMGRFLRDAKLYEIGAGTSEVRRMVIGRAFNALFK